The following are encoded in a window of Manihot esculenta cultivar AM560-2 chromosome 8, M.esculenta_v8, whole genome shotgun sequence genomic DNA:
- the LOC110621059 gene encoding calcium-dependent protein kinase 32 isoform X1, which translates to MGNCCVTPSTAAGHENKKNNKKQNPFAIDYGVNNGVQHRLTVLKDPTGREIEQRYELGQELGRGEFGITYLCTDKETGDTFACKSISKKKLRTAVDIEDVRREVQIMRHLPKHPNIVSLKDTYEDDNAVHLVMELCEGGELFDRIVARGHYTERAAAAVTKTIVEVVQMCHKHGVMHRDLKPENFLFANKKETAPLKAIDFGLSVFFKPGERFNEIVGSPYYMAPEVLKRDYGPEVDVWSAGVILYILLCGVPPFWAETEQGVAQAIIRSIIDFKRDPWPMVSDNAKDLVKKMLDPDPNRRLTAQQVLEHPWLQNAKTAPNVSLGETVKARLKQFSVMNKLKKRALRVIAEHLSVEEVAGIKEGFELMDTSNKGKINVDELRIGLQKLGHHITDTDLQILMEAGDVDRDGHLDYGEFVTISVHLRKMGNDEHLRKAFEFFDKDQNGYIEIDELRDALADEIDENSEEIIYAIIHDVDTNKDGRISYEEFATMMKAGTDWRKASRQYSRERFSSLSLKLMQDGSLQVNSEGR; encoded by the exons ATGGGTAATTGTTGTGTTACCCCATCAACAGCCGCAGGTCACGAGAATAAGAAGAACAACAAGAAACAAAACCCATTTGCTATCGATTATGGCGTCAATAATGGAGTCCAGCACAGGCTAACCGTCTTAAAAGACCCAACAGGACGAGAAATCGAGCAAAGATATGAGCTAGGCCAAGAGCTAGGTAGGGGTGAATTTGGGATCACATATTTATGTACGGACAAGGAGACTGGCGATACTTTCGCCTGCAAATCAATCTCTAAGAAGAAGCTAAGAACAGCGGTGGATATTGAAGATGTCAGGAGAGAAGTGCAGATCATGAGACATTTGCCTAAGCATCCTAATATTGTGAGTTTGAAGGATACGTATGAGGATGATAACGCTGTGCATCTGGTGATGGAATTGTGCGAGGGTGGAGAGTTGTTTGATAGGATTGTGGCTAGAGGGCATTACACTGAGAGAGCTGCTGCTGCGGTTACAAAGACCATTGTGGAGGTTGTTCAG ATGTGCCATAAGCATGGGGTGATGCATCGGGATCTGAAACCTGAGAACTTTTTGTTTGCAAACAAGAAGGAAACTGCACCTTTGAAGGCAATTGATTTTGGACTTTCTGTGTTTTTCAAACCTG GGGAAAGATTCAATGAGATAGTTGGAAGTCCATACTACATGGCTCCTGAGGTGTTAAAGAGGGATTATGGCCCAGAAGTAGATGTCTGGAGTGCTGGTGTCATACTTTACATCTTACTATGTGGTGTCCCACCCTTTTGGGCAG AAACTGAACAGGGAGTTGCACAGGCAATCATTAGGTCCATTATAGATTTCAAAAGGGATCCTTGGCCTATGGTTTCTGATAATGCCAAAGACCTGGTGAAAAAGATGCTTGATCCTGACCCAAATCGTCGGCTTACAGCACAACAAGTGCTAG AGCACCCTTGGTTGCAGAATGCAAAGACGGCGCCTAATGTTTCTCTAGGTGAAACAGTTAAAGCAAGGCTCAAGCAATTCTCTGTAATGAACAAACTCAAGAAAAGAGCTCTTAGG GTAATTGCTGAGCATTTGTCAGTAGAGGAAGTTGCTGGCATAAAGGAGGGTTTCGAATTGATGGATACTAGCAATAAGGGCAAGATTAATGTGGATGAGCTAAGAATTGGATTGCAGAAACTCGGTCATCACATCACTGATACTGATCTTCAAATTTTAATGGAAGCT GGTGATGTAGATAGGGATGGGCATCTGGACTATGGTGAGTTTGTGACAATTTCCGTTCATCTAAGAAAGATGGGCAATGATGAACACCTTCGCAAAGCCTTTGAATTCTTTGATAAAGACCAAAATGGGTATATTGAAATTGACGAGCTAAGAGATGCCTTGGCTGATGAAATCGATGAAAACAGCGAAGAGATCATTTATGCTATTATTCATGATGTGGACACAAATAAG GATGGAAGAATAAGTTACGAAGAGTTCGCAACGATGATGAAGGCTGGTACAGATTGGAGAAAAGCATCGAGGCAGTATTCACGAGAGCGGTTCAGTAGTCTGAGCCTCAAATTAATGCAGGATGGGTCATTACAGGTGAACAGTGAAGGTAGATGA
- the LOC110621059 gene encoding calcium-dependent protein kinase 32 isoform X2: MRHLPKHPNIVSLKDTYEDDNAVHLVMELCEGGELFDRIVARGHYTERAAAAVTKTIVEVVQMCHKHGVMHRDLKPENFLFANKKETAPLKAIDFGLSVFFKPGERFNEIVGSPYYMAPEVLKRDYGPEVDVWSAGVILYILLCGVPPFWAETEQGVAQAIIRSIIDFKRDPWPMVSDNAKDLVKKMLDPDPNRRLTAQQVLEHPWLQNAKTAPNVSLGETVKARLKQFSVMNKLKKRALRVIAEHLSVEEVAGIKEGFELMDTSNKGKINVDELRIGLQKLGHHITDTDLQILMEAGDVDRDGHLDYGEFVTISVHLRKMGNDEHLRKAFEFFDKDQNGYIEIDELRDALADEIDENSEEIIYAIIHDVDTNKDGRISYEEFATMMKAGTDWRKASRQYSRERFSSLSLKLMQDGSLQVNSEGR, from the exons ATGAGACATTTGCCTAAGCATCCTAATATTGTGAGTTTGAAGGATACGTATGAGGATGATAACGCTGTGCATCTGGTGATGGAATTGTGCGAGGGTGGAGAGTTGTTTGATAGGATTGTGGCTAGAGGGCATTACACTGAGAGAGCTGCTGCTGCGGTTACAAAGACCATTGTGGAGGTTGTTCAG ATGTGCCATAAGCATGGGGTGATGCATCGGGATCTGAAACCTGAGAACTTTTTGTTTGCAAACAAGAAGGAAACTGCACCTTTGAAGGCAATTGATTTTGGACTTTCTGTGTTTTTCAAACCTG GGGAAAGATTCAATGAGATAGTTGGAAGTCCATACTACATGGCTCCTGAGGTGTTAAAGAGGGATTATGGCCCAGAAGTAGATGTCTGGAGTGCTGGTGTCATACTTTACATCTTACTATGTGGTGTCCCACCCTTTTGGGCAG AAACTGAACAGGGAGTTGCACAGGCAATCATTAGGTCCATTATAGATTTCAAAAGGGATCCTTGGCCTATGGTTTCTGATAATGCCAAAGACCTGGTGAAAAAGATGCTTGATCCTGACCCAAATCGTCGGCTTACAGCACAACAAGTGCTAG AGCACCCTTGGTTGCAGAATGCAAAGACGGCGCCTAATGTTTCTCTAGGTGAAACAGTTAAAGCAAGGCTCAAGCAATTCTCTGTAATGAACAAACTCAAGAAAAGAGCTCTTAGG GTAATTGCTGAGCATTTGTCAGTAGAGGAAGTTGCTGGCATAAAGGAGGGTTTCGAATTGATGGATACTAGCAATAAGGGCAAGATTAATGTGGATGAGCTAAGAATTGGATTGCAGAAACTCGGTCATCACATCACTGATACTGATCTTCAAATTTTAATGGAAGCT GGTGATGTAGATAGGGATGGGCATCTGGACTATGGTGAGTTTGTGACAATTTCCGTTCATCTAAGAAAGATGGGCAATGATGAACACCTTCGCAAAGCCTTTGAATTCTTTGATAAAGACCAAAATGGGTATATTGAAATTGACGAGCTAAGAGATGCCTTGGCTGATGAAATCGATGAAAACAGCGAAGAGATCATTTATGCTATTATTCATGATGTGGACACAAATAAG GATGGAAGAATAAGTTACGAAGAGTTCGCAACGATGATGAAGGCTGGTACAGATTGGAGAAAAGCATCGAGGCAGTATTCACGAGAGCGGTTCAGTAGTCTGAGCCTCAAATTAATGCAGGATGGGTCATTACAGGTGAACAGTGAAGGTAGATGA